CCGCGCAATTGCCCCAATAGTCATAACACCCTGCAACTGCAACCGCGAACACTTATCCTTAATGAACCGACACAAACCCGGCGCAGCATCCGGCTCAATACCCGCCTTGTTCTCCTCCCCGGACGTATTCACCTGCACAAACACCCTCaacttcctctccttctcctcgaCATCATTAGAATCGAGGTACTTCCGCTCTCCCCAGCCCTTATCCAGCAAAGAAGCCTTCTTCTCCGAATCCACACTCTCAACCGCCCACAGCCCGCGCACCTCCCTCGCCAGCAAAACGCATTTATTCGACTGCAATCCGCCGATAAAGTGCCATCGAATTGTCGGTGGGAGAAGACGGGACTTCTCGAGGAGTTCTTGGAGGTAGTTTTCACCGAAGTGGAGGTGGGAGGTTGGGGGGGAGTGGAGGGCTAAGATGTCGGAGGCCGGTTTGAGTTTGGAGACGGCGATGAGGCGGGGTTGGGGTTGTTGAGCTGTCTTTATGGTGGATGCGGATGATGTGGATGTTGACGCGGCTGATGCTGCAGCGGCAGAGATGCGGGAAGTGACGGCGGAGAGGTTGGTGAGGAGGGTTGTTGTGCGGGTGGAGGAGGCAGGGGTTATCATTGTGGGTGACGGTTCTGTCATTGCTCTTGTTTTCTGCGTGCTTGTCCTGTTTTGTTCTTGAATagagatattgaagaatGCTGGGTGTAAAAGTAAACCGATGACACCTGAGGCGACTAGCCAGACCGGGTTAGACGATCTGGCTCGTAGAATTCACGTGACCCCGGGAGATCGGCGGTATGAATATCCGGTTCTGGCAGGGAGCGTCCCCGCTATCCCAATGGGGTTAGGGCGTATCTGGGGAACAGGAGGGAGTGCACTGGgcataaaaagaaaagaaatgaaagatATGCCATCCACAACTACTAGTTGTATACAGGAGCTTGTGCAAATTATTCGTATATTTATCGTGATACCCTGCTACATATCATAGTACAAAGACCGGGCGACTAGTACAATAGTTTGCCGATGACGCGGGAAAGCGTCCACCGGGAGCTCCGGATGCCCATGCTCATTTGTAATAGGAGAGGGGGGATGCCTGTACTATGTACCCTGTATATCATTCTCCGAGCTTCATGAGAATCATATGTATCCTGTAACCTTGGCGGTTTGTAGAAGGATCATATGGATCATATTTATAAAGTTTCAATTGGTGATTTCTTTGTATAGAATGAATTGCGTAGAGACGGGAAGCGATACGCCGAAGGATTCACTGATGTCATAGCGCCCCATCCGAACCAGTCGTCTTGGTTGTCGCTACCGAAAAGGCGTttagagagagaaaaagagagaaagagagcgTCATCCATTCATGATTCACTACTTATACTACAGTGGACTATGTAAAAAAGTGTAGTTGGTAGTGGATAGTTGACGTCAACTGATCAACTCCTGACTATTTGTATAATTCTCACACTTATTCTTAGTTCCCCTCCATCTCCCTTTTCCTGTTTTGTTGCTttcaacttttttttttaccctCTCTGCCTCCTTATTCCTCTGTGCCTTGACAGGTTGTCTTTTTCCTTCCTGTCTATCTATTCTGTATTCTTTGTGCTCTGTGTGCTTTATACAGAGCATTTACTACTTGCTCATCTGCGCTGCTGTCAGGGCTACTGGCCATGAGGTAAATCCCTCTAGAGCATGGCCCAGATCCCAGTTGGACCTTCCCCAAATTCAATGGATACACATCATTGAATTACTCCGACGGCATCGAAATACCCTGCTCAACATCTGCCATTGTCAATCTTACGATTCCTACTGTTAAACAAGCCGAACAAAATCCTGCCGGAACCTCGCGGATCCTCCAGACCTATCCAATCCTCTCATATCCTCACGTACAAACTCAACCGCCAACATGTGCCAACAATACCTCACCGTATACGAATGGTGCCGGTGTGAAGAAAATTCCGGCAACCTCATCTGCGCTCCCCACAAAGAACACGAATGCCCTGGTGTCGCCATCGAAGCCGTTCGCATGCACTGCTTCTGCCATTGGCATGCCTCGAAGGGCTGGAAGACGGAGCATAAGCTGTTGAAAAAGCACAACAAGAAATTGAAGAAGACTCAGAAGCGGCATTCGACTCTGAGTGAAAAGTCTCTTGCTCCGAAGAGGTGGTTTTCAT
This Aspergillus chevalieri M1 DNA, chromosome 3, nearly complete sequence DNA region includes the following protein-coding sequences:
- a CDS encoding YggS family pyridoxal phosphate enzyme (BUSCO:EOG09263BE5;~COG:S;~EggNog:ENOG410PMCC;~InterPro:IPR001608,IPR029066,IPR011078;~PFAM:PF01168;~go_function: GO:0030170 - pyridoxal phosphate binding [Evidence IEA]), with protein sequence MTEPSPTMITPASSTRTTTLLTNLSAVTSRISAAAASAASTSTSSASTIKTAQQPQPRLIAVSKLKPASDILALHSPPTSHLHFGENYLQELLEKSRLLPPTIRWHFIGGLQSNKCVLLAREVRGLWAVESVDSEKKASLLDKGWGERKYLDSNDVEEKERKLRVFVQVNTSGEENKAGIEPDAAPGLCRFIKDKCSRLQLQGVMTIGAIARSKATTPENENEDFICLRETRDRIVKELGLKELELSMGMSEDFEGAIALGSDEVRVGTTIFGDRPPKSEARIV
- a CDS encoding uncharacterized protein (COG:S;~EggNog:ENOG410Q1GN), whose translation is MCQQYLTVYEWCRCEENSGNLICAPHKEHECPGVAIEAVRMHCFCHWHASKGWKTEHKLLKKHNKKLKKTQKRHSTLSEKSLAPKRWFSWSSLRSRNSI